A genomic stretch from Arachis stenosperma cultivar V10309 chromosome 3, arast.V10309.gnm1.PFL2, whole genome shotgun sequence includes:
- the LOC130968262 gene encoding uncharacterized protein LOC130968262 isoform X1 has translation MAFEMPLDQIKQLQILLRKDANLSWYDTEMNDQLSLPKLPSVAETVANLDPSPPYLRCKNCDGRLLRGVQSSICVFCGANPHKDLPPEPIKFKDTLGYKWLLDSLQLDGSEMVAPMEEEENSSSRRRSESKDEIPLSELLDLEIRWPSEAERTLSSNSDSEAFQGKSSLSLAGVDLDGFFDHRESDSNASGQTMAFGDQVGDTASYSAIQAGENLSLFQNVQASELATPTRSMEDQSDDSFSGWAANFRSASSGPVNEEPESSFGHSKVQDTVSGSSKDDFNHSVSKGNDWFQVDGWRTSNLEVPNQSGKPELNVDFNDTKTAESATSSSTRNLDWMQDDQWQRSDNKTTAAVVTEAVEYSFDGWNDFTGSARASAQDPSSIISRSNITEQVGKSEITADLNNTKAEGNSPSIEDFSWMQDDIWPGSNNKTTDTKSTNNVEDSFDDWNDFSGSANAQYLPSNLSNSKITGESGKSELAKNNDDKRIAGGDSGSSRNFDWMQDDQQLVSNNQASDVVTTNEDADSFDNWNDLTGSPVTQNPSNSVLYSETNILAGKSETSVDAHQTKTEVGNSSSIEDFNWMQDDGWPSGNNKTTDAKGTNEDADSFDDWNDFAGLANAQHLSSNLSNSKITGESGKSELAKNNDDKRIAGGDSGSPRNFDWMQANQWQGSNDQASGIATTNEGADSFDDWNDFTGSPVTQNPSGSVSYSEINVLAGKSGTSVDCHQTKTEVGNSSSIEDFSWMQDEGWPGSNNKTTNTKGANEDADSFDDWNDFTGSANAQNLSSNLSNSEIKGETGKSDFAMDNDDKKISEGASGASRNFDWMNDDQWQGSNNQASGIVTTNDDADSADDWNEFTGPSLAQNPSNSVSYSEINALAGKSETSADSHQTKTEVDNSSSIDDFSWMQDGGWPDSHNKTTDTKGANEDADSFDDWNDFTGSANPQISSSNPSNSETTGKTGKSEFAKDSDDKRIAVGASGSSSFDWMKDDQWKGSHNQASGIATSNEGADSFDDWNDFTGSTVTQNPSSSVSYSEINVLAGKSETSADCHQTKTEVGNSSSIEDFSWMQDEGWPGKNNKTTDTKGANEDADSFDDWNDFIGSANAQYSSKNIDWKQDNQWQGSQNQASGILTANEGADSFDDWNDFTGSSVTQHPSSNASYSGQSVASDFHQTKKQVGANSSVQLQSFDWMQNDLCPVSQKKSNDPKTTNVVSDSFDDIWNGFKQKATTRDSSSTISIPVQTSSEQSSVLNLFSSSNKSHSVNF, from the exons ATGGCGTTCGAGATGCCATTGGATCAGATAAAGCAGTTACAGATCTTGCTTCGCAAAGATGCCAACCTCTCGTGGTACGACACCGAAATGAACGACCAACTCTCCCTCCCCAAGCTTCCTTCCGTTGCCGAAACCGTCGCCAATCTCGATCCCTCGCCACCGTACCTTCGCTGCAAGAACTGCGATGGTAGGCTCCTCCGCGGGGTGCAGTCCTCCATCTGCGTCTTTTGCGGCGCCAATCCTCACAAGGATCTCCCTCCCGAGCCCATCAAGTTCAAGGACACACTCGGTTACAAGTGGCTCCTTGATTCCCTTCAGCTCGATGGATCG GAGATGGTGGCACCtatggaggaggaggagaattCATCAAGCAGGAGGAGGAGTGAATCTAAAGATGAGATTCCCTTATCTGAGCTGCTAGATTTGGAAATTAGATGGCCAAGTGAGGCAGAGAGAACTCTGTCTAGTAATTCAGATTCGGAAGCATTCCAGGGGAAGAGTTCGTTGAGTTTGGCTGGAGTTGATCTTGATGGTTTTTTCGATCACAGGGAATCCGATTCAAATGCGTCTGGACAGACAATGGCTTTCGGAGATCAAGTGGGTGATACTGCTTCTTATAGTGCCATCCAAGCTGGTGAAAATCTTAGTTTGTTTCAGAATGTCCAAGCTTCAGAATTGGCTACACCTACAAGGTCTATGGAAGATCAGAGTGATGATTCCTTTTCTGGTTGGGCGGCCAACTTTAGATCCGCTAGTTCTGGTCCAGTTAATGAAGAGCCCGAGTCATCATTTGGTCATTCTAAAGTTCAAGATACAGTATCTGGATCCTCGAAAGATGATTTCAATCATTCAGTGTCCAAAGGAAATGATTGGTTTCAGGTTGATGGATGGAGAACTTCTAACCTAGAGGTACCTAACCAGAGCGGCAAACCAGAGCTGAATGTGGATTTTAATGATACCAAAACAGCAGAAAGCGCTACCAGTTCCTCTACCAGAAATTTGGACTGGATGCAAGATGACCAATGGCAAAGGAGTGATAATAAAACAACTGCTGCTGTTGTTACTGAGGCGGTTGAATATTCATTTGATGGATGGAATGATTTTACTGGCTCAGCTAGAGCTAGTGCACAAGATCCTTCAAGTATTATTTCCAGATCAAATATAACTGAGCAGGTTGGAAAATCTGAAATTACCGCTGATCTTAACAATACCAAAGCAGAAGGTAATAGCCCTTCTATTGAAGATTTCAGCTGGATGCAAGATGACATATGGCCAGGTAGCAATAACAAGACAACTGATACCAAGAGTACTAATAACGTTGAGGATTCATTTGATGACTGGAATGATTTCAGTGGATCAGCCAATGCACAATATTTGCCCAGTAATCTCTCCAACTCCAAGATAACAGGTGAGTCTGGCAAATCCGAACTTGCCAAGAATAATGATGATAAAAGAATAGCAGGAGGTGATAGTGGCTCATCTAGAAATTTTGACTGGATGCAAGATGATCAACAGCTGGTTAGCAATAACCAGGCTTCTGACGTAGTGACAACTAATGAAGATGCTGATTCATTTGATAATTGGAATGATTTGACTGGCTCCCCTGTTACACAAAATCCTTCCAATAGTGTTTTGTATTCTGAGACAAACATTCTAGCTGGGAAATCTGAGACTTCTGTTGATGCTCACCAAACCAAAACAGAGGTAGGTAATAGCTCTTCTATTGAAGATTTCAACTGGATGCAAGATGACGGATGGCCAAGTGGCAATAACAAGACAACTGATGCCAAGGGTACTAATGAAGATGCTGATTCATTTGATGACTGGAATGATTTCGCTGGATTAGCCAATGCACAACATTTGTCCAGTAATCTCTCCAACTCCAAGATAACAGGTGAGTCTGGCAAATCCGAACTTGCCAAGAATAATGATGATAAAAGAATAGCAGGGGGTGATAGTGGCTCACCTAGAAATTTTGACTGGATGCAAGCCAATCAATGGCAGGGGAGTAATGACCAAGCTTCTGGTATTGCGACCACTAATGAGGGTGCTGATTCATTTGATGATTGGAATGATTTTACTGGATCCCCTGTTACACAAAATCCTTCCGGTAGTGTTTCTTATTCTGAGATAAATGTTCTAGCTGGGAAATCTGGGACTTCTGTTGACTGTCATCAAACTAAAACAGAAGTAGGTAATAGCTCTTCTATTGAAGATTTCAGCTGGATGCAAGATGAAGGATGGCCAGGTAGCAATAACAAGACAACTAATACCAAGGGTGCTAATGAAGATGCTGATTCATTTGATGACTGGAATGATTTCACTGGATCAGCCAATGCCCAAAATTTGTCCAGTAACCTCTCCAACTCTGAGATAAAGGGTGAGACTGGCAAATCTGACTTTGCCATGGATAATGATGATAAAAAGATATCAGAAGGTGCTAGTGGTGCATCTAGAAATTTTGACTGGATGAATGATGATCAATGGCAGGGGAGCAATAACCAGGCTTCTGGTATTGTGACTACTAATGATGATGCTGATTCAGCTGATGATTGGAATGAATTTACTGGACCCTCTCTTGCACAAAACCCTTCTAATAGTGTTTCGTATTCTGAGATAAATGCTCTTGCTGGGAAATCTGAGACTTCTGCTGATTCTCATCAAACCAAAACGGAGGTAGATAATAGCTCTTCTATTGATGATTTCAGCTGGATGCAAGATGGAGGATGGCCAGATAGCCATAACAAGACAACTGACACCAAGGGTGCTAATGAAGATGCTGATTCATTTGATGACTGGAATGATTTCACTGGATCAGCCAATCCACAAATTTCATCAAGTAATCCCTCAAACTCTGAGACAACTGGCAAGACTGGCAAATCTGAATTTGCAAAGGATAGTGATGATAAAAGAATAGCAGTTGGTGCTAGTGGCTCATCAAGTTTTGACTGGATGAAAGATGATCAATGGAAGGGGAGCCATAACCAGGCTTCTGGTATTGCGACCTCTAATGAGGGTGCTGATTCATTTGATGACTGGAATGATTTTACTGGATCCACTGTTACACAAAATCCTTCCAGTAGTGTTTCATATTCTGAGATAAATGTTCTAGCTGGGAAATCTGAGACTTCTGCTGATTGTCATCAAACTAAAACAGAAGTAGGTAATAGCTCTTCTATTGAAGATTTCAGCTGGATGCAAGATGAAGGATGGCCAGGTAAAAATAACAAGACAACTGATACCAAGGGTGCTAATGAAGATGCTGATTCATTTGATGACTGGAATGATTTCATTGGATCAGCCAATGCACAATATTCCTCTAAAAATATTGACTGGAAACAAGATAATCAATGGCAGGGGAGCCAAAACCAGGCTTCTGGTATTTTGACTGCTAATGAAGGTGCTGATTCATTTGATGATTGGAATGATTTTACCGGCTCCTCTGTTACACAACATCCTTCTAGTAATGCTTCATATTCTGGGCAATCTGTGGCTTCTGATTTTCATCAAACCAAAAAACAAGTTGGTGCTAATAGTTCAGTTCAACTTCAAAGTTTTGATTGGATGCAAAATGACCTATGCCCAGTTAgccaaaaaaaatcaaatgatCCCAAAACTACTAATGTAGTTTCTGATTCATTTGATGATATTTGGAATGGCTTCAAACAAAAGGCCACTACACGAGATTCTTCCAGCACTATTTCAATACCAGTTCAGACTTCTTCTGAGCAAAGTTCTGTCTTGAATTTGTTCAGCTCCTCAAACAAATCACATAGTGTGAATTTTTAG
- the LOC130968262 gene encoding uncharacterized protein LOC130968262 isoform X2, translating into MVAPMEEEENSSSRRRSESKDEIPLSELLDLEIRWPSEAERTLSSNSDSEAFQGKSSLSLAGVDLDGFFDHRESDSNASGQTMAFGDQVGDTASYSAIQAGENLSLFQNVQASELATPTRSMEDQSDDSFSGWAANFRSASSGPVNEEPESSFGHSKVQDTVSGSSKDDFNHSVSKGNDWFQVDGWRTSNLEVPNQSGKPELNVDFNDTKTAESATSSSTRNLDWMQDDQWQRSDNKTTAAVVTEAVEYSFDGWNDFTGSARASAQDPSSIISRSNITEQVGKSEITADLNNTKAEGNSPSIEDFSWMQDDIWPGSNNKTTDTKSTNNVEDSFDDWNDFSGSANAQYLPSNLSNSKITGESGKSELAKNNDDKRIAGGDSGSSRNFDWMQDDQQLVSNNQASDVVTTNEDADSFDNWNDLTGSPVTQNPSNSVLYSETNILAGKSETSVDAHQTKTEVGNSSSIEDFNWMQDDGWPSGNNKTTDAKGTNEDADSFDDWNDFAGLANAQHLSSNLSNSKITGESGKSELAKNNDDKRIAGGDSGSPRNFDWMQANQWQGSNDQASGIATTNEGADSFDDWNDFTGSPVTQNPSGSVSYSEINVLAGKSGTSVDCHQTKTEVGNSSSIEDFSWMQDEGWPGSNNKTTNTKGANEDADSFDDWNDFTGSANAQNLSSNLSNSEIKGETGKSDFAMDNDDKKISEGASGASRNFDWMNDDQWQGSNNQASGIVTTNDDADSADDWNEFTGPSLAQNPSNSVSYSEINALAGKSETSADSHQTKTEVDNSSSIDDFSWMQDGGWPDSHNKTTDTKGANEDADSFDDWNDFTGSANPQISSSNPSNSETTGKTGKSEFAKDSDDKRIAVGASGSSSFDWMKDDQWKGSHNQASGIATSNEGADSFDDWNDFTGSTVTQNPSSSVSYSEINVLAGKSETSADCHQTKTEVGNSSSIEDFSWMQDEGWPGKNNKTTDTKGANEDADSFDDWNDFIGSANAQYSSKNIDWKQDNQWQGSQNQASGILTANEGADSFDDWNDFTGSSVTQHPSSNASYSGQSVASDFHQTKKQVGANSSVQLQSFDWMQNDLCPVSQKKSNDPKTTNVVSDSFDDIWNGFKQKATTRDSSSTISIPVQTSSEQSSVLNLFSSSNKSHSVNF; encoded by the coding sequence ATGGTGGCACCtatggaggaggaggagaattCATCAAGCAGGAGGAGGAGTGAATCTAAAGATGAGATTCCCTTATCTGAGCTGCTAGATTTGGAAATTAGATGGCCAAGTGAGGCAGAGAGAACTCTGTCTAGTAATTCAGATTCGGAAGCATTCCAGGGGAAGAGTTCGTTGAGTTTGGCTGGAGTTGATCTTGATGGTTTTTTCGATCACAGGGAATCCGATTCAAATGCGTCTGGACAGACAATGGCTTTCGGAGATCAAGTGGGTGATACTGCTTCTTATAGTGCCATCCAAGCTGGTGAAAATCTTAGTTTGTTTCAGAATGTCCAAGCTTCAGAATTGGCTACACCTACAAGGTCTATGGAAGATCAGAGTGATGATTCCTTTTCTGGTTGGGCGGCCAACTTTAGATCCGCTAGTTCTGGTCCAGTTAATGAAGAGCCCGAGTCATCATTTGGTCATTCTAAAGTTCAAGATACAGTATCTGGATCCTCGAAAGATGATTTCAATCATTCAGTGTCCAAAGGAAATGATTGGTTTCAGGTTGATGGATGGAGAACTTCTAACCTAGAGGTACCTAACCAGAGCGGCAAACCAGAGCTGAATGTGGATTTTAATGATACCAAAACAGCAGAAAGCGCTACCAGTTCCTCTACCAGAAATTTGGACTGGATGCAAGATGACCAATGGCAAAGGAGTGATAATAAAACAACTGCTGCTGTTGTTACTGAGGCGGTTGAATATTCATTTGATGGATGGAATGATTTTACTGGCTCAGCTAGAGCTAGTGCACAAGATCCTTCAAGTATTATTTCCAGATCAAATATAACTGAGCAGGTTGGAAAATCTGAAATTACCGCTGATCTTAACAATACCAAAGCAGAAGGTAATAGCCCTTCTATTGAAGATTTCAGCTGGATGCAAGATGACATATGGCCAGGTAGCAATAACAAGACAACTGATACCAAGAGTACTAATAACGTTGAGGATTCATTTGATGACTGGAATGATTTCAGTGGATCAGCCAATGCACAATATTTGCCCAGTAATCTCTCCAACTCCAAGATAACAGGTGAGTCTGGCAAATCCGAACTTGCCAAGAATAATGATGATAAAAGAATAGCAGGAGGTGATAGTGGCTCATCTAGAAATTTTGACTGGATGCAAGATGATCAACAGCTGGTTAGCAATAACCAGGCTTCTGACGTAGTGACAACTAATGAAGATGCTGATTCATTTGATAATTGGAATGATTTGACTGGCTCCCCTGTTACACAAAATCCTTCCAATAGTGTTTTGTATTCTGAGACAAACATTCTAGCTGGGAAATCTGAGACTTCTGTTGATGCTCACCAAACCAAAACAGAGGTAGGTAATAGCTCTTCTATTGAAGATTTCAACTGGATGCAAGATGACGGATGGCCAAGTGGCAATAACAAGACAACTGATGCCAAGGGTACTAATGAAGATGCTGATTCATTTGATGACTGGAATGATTTCGCTGGATTAGCCAATGCACAACATTTGTCCAGTAATCTCTCCAACTCCAAGATAACAGGTGAGTCTGGCAAATCCGAACTTGCCAAGAATAATGATGATAAAAGAATAGCAGGGGGTGATAGTGGCTCACCTAGAAATTTTGACTGGATGCAAGCCAATCAATGGCAGGGGAGTAATGACCAAGCTTCTGGTATTGCGACCACTAATGAGGGTGCTGATTCATTTGATGATTGGAATGATTTTACTGGATCCCCTGTTACACAAAATCCTTCCGGTAGTGTTTCTTATTCTGAGATAAATGTTCTAGCTGGGAAATCTGGGACTTCTGTTGACTGTCATCAAACTAAAACAGAAGTAGGTAATAGCTCTTCTATTGAAGATTTCAGCTGGATGCAAGATGAAGGATGGCCAGGTAGCAATAACAAGACAACTAATACCAAGGGTGCTAATGAAGATGCTGATTCATTTGATGACTGGAATGATTTCACTGGATCAGCCAATGCCCAAAATTTGTCCAGTAACCTCTCCAACTCTGAGATAAAGGGTGAGACTGGCAAATCTGACTTTGCCATGGATAATGATGATAAAAAGATATCAGAAGGTGCTAGTGGTGCATCTAGAAATTTTGACTGGATGAATGATGATCAATGGCAGGGGAGCAATAACCAGGCTTCTGGTATTGTGACTACTAATGATGATGCTGATTCAGCTGATGATTGGAATGAATTTACTGGACCCTCTCTTGCACAAAACCCTTCTAATAGTGTTTCGTATTCTGAGATAAATGCTCTTGCTGGGAAATCTGAGACTTCTGCTGATTCTCATCAAACCAAAACGGAGGTAGATAATAGCTCTTCTATTGATGATTTCAGCTGGATGCAAGATGGAGGATGGCCAGATAGCCATAACAAGACAACTGACACCAAGGGTGCTAATGAAGATGCTGATTCATTTGATGACTGGAATGATTTCACTGGATCAGCCAATCCACAAATTTCATCAAGTAATCCCTCAAACTCTGAGACAACTGGCAAGACTGGCAAATCTGAATTTGCAAAGGATAGTGATGATAAAAGAATAGCAGTTGGTGCTAGTGGCTCATCAAGTTTTGACTGGATGAAAGATGATCAATGGAAGGGGAGCCATAACCAGGCTTCTGGTATTGCGACCTCTAATGAGGGTGCTGATTCATTTGATGACTGGAATGATTTTACTGGATCCACTGTTACACAAAATCCTTCCAGTAGTGTTTCATATTCTGAGATAAATGTTCTAGCTGGGAAATCTGAGACTTCTGCTGATTGTCATCAAACTAAAACAGAAGTAGGTAATAGCTCTTCTATTGAAGATTTCAGCTGGATGCAAGATGAAGGATGGCCAGGTAAAAATAACAAGACAACTGATACCAAGGGTGCTAATGAAGATGCTGATTCATTTGATGACTGGAATGATTTCATTGGATCAGCCAATGCACAATATTCCTCTAAAAATATTGACTGGAAACAAGATAATCAATGGCAGGGGAGCCAAAACCAGGCTTCTGGTATTTTGACTGCTAATGAAGGTGCTGATTCATTTGATGATTGGAATGATTTTACCGGCTCCTCTGTTACACAACATCCTTCTAGTAATGCTTCATATTCTGGGCAATCTGTGGCTTCTGATTTTCATCAAACCAAAAAACAAGTTGGTGCTAATAGTTCAGTTCAACTTCAAAGTTTTGATTGGATGCAAAATGACCTATGCCCAGTTAgccaaaaaaaatcaaatgatCCCAAAACTACTAATGTAGTTTCTGATTCATTTGATGATATTTGGAATGGCTTCAAACAAAAGGCCACTACACGAGATTCTTCCAGCACTATTTCAATACCAGTTCAGACTTCTTCTGAGCAAAGTTCTGTCTTGAATTTGTTCAGCTCCTCAAACAAATCACATAGTGTGAATTTTTAG
- the LOC130966498 gene encoding uncharacterized protein LOC130966498, translating into MARTVSRASVNPAAYDQYAWVVSDVRDSPNQMSEEELTEFRQAGYLCGGTDEETNYDAFVPAAHERLYEINFQPRQVADWIWFYKAMFTQVGVRIPFSAFQMALLNRISVSPSQLHPNSWASIRCFEMVCEYLDLPVSVDVFLFFFTLTNPTKQGKHRKGFMSFRAAQGRKIFGLFEDSYHGFKDKYFKVRPAKGRHPFWLSLEGVRLIPTYWSFGAGANSFIKVVYKNMSAEDQQIAEVLNAVFGKNPVNPHLLMGDRDSGRNYILDMSASVTGLPDLFQTFLGGGDDEESDEQPASKGPDAPEDKDVPEQKAATDGIGTSTQGASVEGGKAVRVSPIREVVGTGGSVPNPDDEEEVVEVSSLKRKRKKTSTASSSPEGVLTVMERNFDASNFIDTQLIPGTEEYFHESSLAGQARWMYRTLLRGAVIARKAEFELSGMESLRRKLDSAGKANNDLKSEVETLREQLTQTSEKLDAAEKKATSAEQKLTAAEKKQKESDATIERLVEREMALEKQVGEAQKRTAEVEKEKQAVEAELATWKAKYKDVVKQGKGAILGTEEALKAQIKIVAPEFDTSAIGVFKIIKDGQVVDVPKK; encoded by the exons atggcCCGCACGGTCTCCCGAGCATCCGTTAACCCTGCGGCTTACGACCAGTATGCTTGGGTCGTCTCAGATGTAAGGGATTCACCCAACCAAATGAGCGAagaggagctcaccgagttccgacaagccgGGTATTTGTGTGGCGGGACTGACGAGGAGACCAATTATGACGCCTTCGTCCCGGCTGCTCACGAGCGGTTGTATGAAATCAACTTCCAACCCCGCCAGGTcgccgactggatttggttctacaaGGCCATGTTCACTCAAGTCGGAGTTCGCATTCCGTTCTCAGCCTTTCAAATGGCGCTCTTAAACCGAATTTCTGTGTCaccgtcgcagttgcatccgaacagttgggcttcgatccgctgtttcgagatggtttgtGAATATCTCGACCTGCCGGTGTCCGTAGAtgtcttcctctttttcttcaccCTCACAAACCCTACCAAGCAGGGGAAACATAGGAaagggttcatgtccttccgggCTGCTCAGGGTCGGAAGATTTTCGGCTTGTTCGAAGATTCTTACCATGGGTTTAAGGACAAGTATTTTAAGGTCCGTCCGGCCAAAGGTCGCCACCCCTTTTGGTTGTCTCTGGAGGGGGTACGGCTCATCCCGACTTATTGGAGCTTCGGGGCAGGAGCCAATAGTTTTATTAAGGTAGTTTATAAAAACATGTCGGCAGAAGATCAGCAGATTGCCGAGGTGCTAAACGCGGTTTTTGGGAAGAACCCAGTAAACCCCCACCTCCTCATGGGTGATCGAGATTCCGGTcgtaattatattt TGGATATGTCGGCGTCCGTGACGGGTCTTCCCGACTTGTTTCAAACTTTTCTTGGTGGTGGCGACGATGAGGAGAGTGACGAGCAACCCGCCTCCAAGGGACCTGATGCTCCGGAGGACAAAGACGTTCCCGAGCAGAAGGCCGCAACCGATGGGATCGGTACCTCGACTCAAGGTGCCTCGGTTGAAGGTGGCAAGGCGGTCCGTGTTTCTCCTATCCGTGAGGTTGTCGGGACTGGGGGTTCAGTGCCCAATccggatgatgaggaggaggtgGTGGAGGTCTCTAGcctgaagagaaagagaaagaagacaTCCACGGCGTCATCTAGTCCTGAGGGTGTCCTTACCGTCATGGAAAGGAATTTCGATGCCAGCAACTTCATAGATACCCAACTCATTCCTGGCACTGAGGAGTACTTCCATGAGTCTTCCCTTGCCGggcaggcgaggtggatgtaccgaACTCTTCTGCGGGGCGCCGTGATAGCCCGGAAGGCCGAGTTTGAGCTATCCGGGATGGAGTCTCTCCGTCGGAAGTTGGACTCCGCTGGGAAGGCCAACAATGATTTGAAAAGTGAAGTGGAAACTCTCCGGGAGCAGTTGACTCAAACTTCTGAGAAGTTGGATGCCGCCGAGAAGAAAGCTACCTCCGCCGAACAAAAGTTAACAGCTGCCGAGAAGAAACAAAAAGAGTCGGACGCGACGATTGAACGTCTGGTCGAGCGTGAGATGGCTCTGGAGAAACAGGTCGGCGAGGCGCAGAAGCGTACGGCCGAAGTCGAGAAGGAGAAGCAGGCCGTGGAGGCCGAACTGGCAACATGGAAGGCCAAGTACAAAGACGTCGTCAAACAGGGTAAAGGCGCGATTTTGGGTACCGAGGAAGCCCTGAAGGCTCAAATTAAAATTGTTGCCCCTGAGTTCGACACGTCGGCAATTGGCGTTTTTAAGATTATTAAGGATGGCCAGGTTGTTGATGTTCCGAAGAAATGA